In Miscanthus floridulus cultivar M001 chromosome 8, ASM1932011v1, whole genome shotgun sequence, the sequence GAACAGGTGATAGGTAAACGAGTACCATTACCGATAATGATGTTGGAGTTGGAAGGAAGTAATGGGTTGATGGAAGAGAGATTACCAAATGATGATGAAAGGTGTGAGGACGCaccggagtccatgaaccaagtagCGTCGGGATGCTGCAGTGTCATAGTGTTGAAGGCATTGGCCAAGGTGGCCTGGTTCCTGGACGCCGTTGGATCAGCAGGGGCAGCACCCGAAGGATTGCCATAGGCACCGTATGGGTAGGCGCCGTAGGGGTAGCCGGGCTGGGCAGGAGCAGCAATATGCGTCTAGGCTGGCGGTGGACGCAATTGTTGCTAGAACTTCCCAGAGCCCGGCCTAGCGCCCAAAATTCCTTGGCCAGGCATAGGCCACATTTGGAATTGGCCACTCCACGGGTTGGACCATGGACGGGGATCACGCCAGTTGTTGTAGCCCCTTCCATTGCCCTTGCCGCGCCCCCAAGGACGCAACGGCGGACGCGGCGCTGGCGGCGCTGGGGTTGCAGCAAATGTTGCATGCACCGGCACAGTAGCACGAGGAGGCACAGGGGCGCTCCTGGGCGCAGTGAAGGCAGCAACCGAAGAGGTCGCCGGGAGCTTGGACTCTTCCAGGGCAAGAAGCGACTGAGCCTCGAGGAATGAGGGCAGCGGAATCTTTGTCTTCAGTATGGAAGCCATGTTGCGAAGGGGCTCATTGACGCTGTGGAGGAGGGCGAGCAGCAGTGTAGAGTCGCTGACAGGCTGTTCCAAATCTGCGAGCCCATCAGCGAGGTCCTTGAGCCACTGAGCATACTCAAGAACTGGCAAGTCGCCCTGTGACATAAAGTGGAACTTGGCTTCAAGTGTCATGGCACGAGATGCCTTGTTGTCGAggaagaggttggccgccttggTCCAGATGGTGTGGGTAGAAGCACCGCTCTCCATGATGAGGCGCATCACACAGGGTGACGACGACAAATAGATGAGAGAGCGGATTGAGCAATCAATCGCCAACCATTAGGCATCGGGATCTTCGGGTGCTGGTGTGCCATTGATATGGgatagtgaaaggtccttgtttgattttggtaattgagtgacaacttaggtggactaattgtgtttatgtgagatacacaggtgattagtccacaggtacatgtgtgtgagcaacatatgccatgaaggtgaaaatggcttggagatgttgcaaagctcacacatgtgatgatgaaggagcttattgcacatgagacatgacattgagtcatgtgatcaaggtggagaagatcaagacaagacttggcttgatggaccggttgcaagcgtgaagggcaagtcgaaggctttggagtgatggaccgcgtggcggtgaagcatgagcaagacttggcgccgatggatgatggcaacggtgaagagcaagtagagtcaagatcgatgaaccaatatgatcatgtgatgatatgaagtggatcatatcattgttgatcgtgttggtgcatgtgttgcatcgacattgaaggaaatggaatggaatgcgcaaggcaaaggtataacctagggcatttcatttcaccggtcataggtgtgtagagaagtttatgaccgggtttaggatagatggccgtactatcaagaggggcaaacttgtttgcatatcggtcatctagtgccactcgagtgatctaactttgcattgtcgctaggatcgagtggcgtggcaagttgagtggctaatatcctttgggaaatgattgtaaaaatgctaacacacatacacatggtggtgtacacttgatggtgttggcacatttacaaaggaggtggtgtttgcagggttgagatgggtttgggtccctctctccctctcaccgagcttgcgaggcgggattcggcgctttcgggaaaatggaatgcctattttctattgcgccggatgcaaattcttgtggttagcacacttgagcaagggtgaagagaatggagaagatgctggcgtcggtcaactgaccggacgctggatctgaatgcaccggacgctggtaggctgcgtctggtcgcgctgacgtggagtgttgcagtagctggagagtgaccggacgctggtgctgcgtccgatcgcgttcgaccggatgcgtccggtcatgctcgggagcttactggaaacgaccggacgctaagggtccagcgtccggtcagttgaagctgctgtgtctggtcaggtcaagtgaccgttggaatcgggacacgtggtcgtctgcgagcgaccggacgctgaggtccagcgttcggtcaacacgaccggagcgtccggtcggcccgaccgttgcccagtgaaggggtaacggctagtttagcccatggggctataaatagaagtggccttcggccatggctggcagagagcaccttgggggactttgtgtccatgcttgagagtgcttgggagccctccatcacacacatacttgatagtgatcattcgattgtgtgagtgagcgattctagtgcgattgcatcgtgaggttgcatcgagtggtactaggtgatcgagttgcaagccggtggtgcttgttactcttggaggttgccacctcctagacggcttggtggtggtctccgtggaagcccgcaagaagcttgtgcggcgctccggaaaagagcttgtgaggggcattgtgctcgccccgcgggagtcgcgaagagcaactttagtaaagcgtgtcattgagctaccctcacttaaggggtaggttcttgcggcgcccgacgtgcgggcttagcgggtgatgctaattagccgtcgaaccaccaagtgagcggtcgacacaacggggactagcgtgttggcaaacacgtgaacctcgggagaaaaatcatcgtgtcaaccttgttcttcccgttggtttgcatccccattacacaagcttgcaattacttttatacatattaagcttgtgtagttgctcttgtaattagatagcttgtgtagcttgctaattaccttcttgcttgtgtagcatagaagtagctcccttgcgtggctaatttggttttagtaaccttgttagtcacattgcttagtttgtgtagctaagtatttgcgctctctaattaggcattggttgccttgttattgagcattgctagtgagcatcgttagctttgtgcttttgcttactagcatgtgtaggagctctcttgttgctttaaaatactagtggcataggtttgtgtaaccttgctcttagaattgtttaggagagctctagctagcccggcaccttagttgcataattagtatctttgcaaggtgcttgtgaacatatatagtggggtatagtcttggctagaccgatagttttaattccgtatttgtatcggttagccgacgcgattaagttttagaaaagactattcaccccccctctagtcgccatctcgacccttcagataGCACACCAAATTTACCAGCAAGGGTGAGGAATAGTTCACGCCAGGTGGAGTAATTTGGTGGATCGAGTTCAAGGGCGAAGGGGATATGAGTTTTGACATTGATCGTGGCAAGCGCCGAAGCCAAGCTTGGGCTGGGGTTGGGAGGAGGTAGGGCAGCGACGATCGCTGCAGCCTAGGCGTCGTCGTCTGCCATGGAGGAGGAAGGAGGGACGATCCAACAAGGAGGAGCAGCAAGCGTTGGGTAGGGGAGGAGATAGGGAAGGGAAGGAGTTAGGATCGTTAATAGGCAGATACCATGATAGAATGATAGAAACTGGCTTAGCACTTTCCATTCATTGGTCAACAGTTTATATAAGAGATTACAGGACTCTTCATATGGATTACATGACTCTTCATACGATGGGACTGTTCATTCTAGACTGATGACATTCTAGGCTATTCGCATTCTAATAGATCCCTTGCCTTGCGGGCTGCTTACAACGCAATAGTAGTTGTGTTACTTGTGTAGGTGAGCAAGCTGATCCTCATGCGTCGTGTGTCTGATCCTCATGCGTCGTGTGTCTGATTCGTCGGCATGGAGTTGTACTGCCTACAGGCCTAGCTCAGTTTTCGCTACTGAGCTAAGGTTAGCTGGGCAACAAGTGAAGATCCCTGGTGACATCCCTGTAAGTATGTTGGGCTGGGCCTCGTCGCAGGCATGAGCTCAGCCAATGAGCAGAACACCTCTAATGATCACACTAGAAAGTACTATAGTGGCCGGAAGAGCATGAAAGATACAGCTTGCAGGATGCAGCTAGCAGTTTTGGTTGAGCCGTTGAACAAACCAGGATGATAGTTTTCTGCATCGTACCTTGCGCGCACCTACGCCTTTGATCTACGCCACACCGATGATTGATTAGCTTTCCATTGTCGAGCAGGTTTTCTCTCTCAAAAAACAATTGTGAAGCAGGTGAGCTAGGAGGCGATTTGCTGTGCCATTCCTGCAGCTGCTGTCACTGTCAGCGTCTCTAATCACTAGTCTGTTTTGAGTATGTACAAACATGTTTAGCTACTATAGTAGTCTTTCACTACAATTTTGCTTGCGTAATGAGGGTTTAGTACTGTACAACTAACCGTGGCCACTTCTAGTTGGCTGACCTCTCTGTACAATAAAATGTGCTCTTTTACTTGGTATCATATTTATGATATTAAGATAAGTTGAGATTGGTTGACTTATCGAAATACATGGTCAAAGTTGAGATTGTTTGTTTCTCAGAGTGTGAGATGAAGACTTATCTTGGGAGGATGAGAGTAAATTTGATAGAGATTAATTCTAAAGAAACATTGATAGAGATTAGATACCAAAACGAACGGGAAATATATGCAATCATTCCTTCCCTAGGTGAATCATTTGAGTGTCGTTGATGGTCTGACCTGAAATTTTCAGTCGTTTATGGTCACGACTTTTTCCATGAAGATGCCCATTTTCAGCGAGGTGCAGCACTTTGTAAGCAAGCTGTCGCACCTGTTTAGCTCAACAAAGTTCCGGTCACTCTGTTTACTAGTACTTATTTCTGGCACAACATTACAATACAGTATCACTCACTCTTTCTGGTACAACAATACAATACAGTATAACTCACTCTCACCACCAAAATACAGAATTATTTCATGCAGTCGCGCACAAAATGATCAGCAACTCATAATCAAGTCAAATGTTTTCCACAACAACCGAAATCCTGATCGACTACTTCTCGGCCTATTTGGGTACAGTCACCGTGACCAGAAACCCTTTGCCATCGGGCATCACGACGACGAGCCCTTCTTCATCCCCGCCGGTCACGATGCTGCAGGACACGTGCACGGGCTTGCTCTCCCGGAGCGCAAACTCCTCCAGCCCGAGGTCCTGCCACTGCGCAACCTCCGGCTTGTTGCCGGAAGAGCCGCCGGGGACAGGCAGGCTATCCGCGGTGCACGTCTCCACGCTCATCCCTCTCGGGTTGTCCCCGACACCGTCCCTGGCGACGACGAGCAGCGAGAGCCGCGACACCTTGTTGGCCGCCGCGCCGAGCCTGTCGCTGGCCTCATCGACGCAGGCCCTGGCGAGCGCGCGGTGGTCGGGCGCCCCGGAGGCTCTGAAGAGCGCGGTCTCGGTGCCGCCGCCGGCGTCCGCGGCGAAGGCGTCGAGCGGGACGGACTTGATGCGGCGGGTCATGGTGTTGGGCCGCTGGAAGTAGCCCGTGTACTGCATCATCGGTATTGTGGCGACCTTGTTCCGCGCCTTCATCGCCGCGTGCGTGCGCGCCCACGACAGCAGGAACCGCGCCAGCGACAGCGGGTCGCACAGCATTAGGCCGCAGCTCACGCCGACGGCGTATCCCCCGTCGCCCTGGAACCGTGTAAGCTGCACGCAGCAGAGAACAGCACGTCAGAATTAGGGGGTGTTGGGTTCCAGGGACTATTTTTTTaagtccctgtcacatcggatgtttgacactaatttagagtattaaatatattttaattacaaaactaattacatagatggagactaatttgcgagacgaatctattaagcctaattagtgcatgatttgacaatgtggtgctacagtaaatatactctaatgatggattaattaggcttaatagattcatttcgtaaattagtcttcatctgtgtaattagttttgtaattagaatatatttagtactctaaattagtgtccaaacatccgatgtgacagggactaaaaattagtccctgaaaccaaacacccccttaataaTCACTGCTTCGTCAATCGTATCATAGGCCTTGTGtagattgcctcaaaattttaagttttttcactctctcttcgtcacatcaatttttagacacatgcatggagcattaaatgtatgtaaaaaaataactaattgcacagtttgattgtaaatcacgagatgaatcttttaagcctagttagtctaTAATCGGATAaaatttatcaaatacaaatgaaacatgctacagtgtccagatcgtaaaaatttacaatctaaacaagtctAATTCCTCTGCGAAATGGTGGCAAACTGCAGACTCGTGCTCCGTTGCATGCCGTCTTTCTCTTTCAACACAGCAGGCACATTGATTTCTGTGGCATGGCAGGCTCCTAGCGTGACCTGACGCCCGTGGCAACCAGATGAATTTTCGATCTTAGATCATCTCCAAGAGCATCCTAAATGCCTTCCTAATCTTCGTTTTTTAGCGAGATCGGAAAAAATCTCTCTCCAATAACTACTAATATATCATCCCAAACTTTTAGCACTCGGAAAAAATCACCCCAACCGATGTAAAGTTATGCGTGGCTCCCGTCGCGGGTATCCGTCCCCCGCGCGATTTCTCCCTTGCCGCCGTCAGTTTGGCGTGGCTTCTTGCTTCGCGCCATCTCGTGTCGCCGTGCAGAGAAGGTTTCCGTCGCCGGCGAGCACACTGATGGAGGATATCGCAGTTGCCGGCGGCACCATGGTGATCGACGCCATCAGGGCAATGCGGGCGGCGTCGCTGGCCACGGTGCCcgtcgtggccgccgccgccgccggtagcGGTACAAAGACCCTTCAATACGTGATTACTGCAAACACCACCGATCCGTACATGCCGACGACGCCATGTATCTCTTGCTGATCCCCGGTGTCGCATGTTGCACTGCTGTAGGGTAGCAGGCAAAGGGCGATCGAGAAGTTCTCGGCGACGGATCTGCGGGACTGCTTGGTGGCGCGGCTGAGCCATGGCTGGGGATCAGCGTGATGGAGTTCAAGAGGAAGGTGGCCGAGTACCGAGCTAGCAACAAGCCCGTGGTCCCTGGCGCCGACGCCACAGACACCGGCACCCCGATCGCCGAGTACGACGAGACCCCAGCGGCTGCCGTCGCCACTGACGAAGAGTAGAGCGAGCATCTCGTGTCGCCGTTGCCGATCGCAGGGATTCGCCGCCCCCGATGCAGGGCTTCCTCGCCAACACCGGCATGGGGACTCGCTTCGTGCCCACCTATGAGCTGATAGAGGCCATGAACCAGCGTGGAGATGATTTGAATTTTTTAAGTGATTTATTAGAAATTATTAGAGATGGTATTTTTTTTTCTCCTAATATCTTTTTAGGAGTTGAAAAATATGGTGTCTTAGGAGAAAAAATAGGATACTCTTAGAGACGCTCTTAAGACGTGCTTTCTCCTTTGCAAAACCCTTTTTTCCTTCTAAAACATTTATTAGTAGTAGCTCCCCCTCTCGACGGAACATTTTCTAAGGACCTGCCTGAATCCATCGAACTAAAGTTTAGCTAGCAAAATTTTAAAGCTAAACTTTAGCCAGTTAAAACTTCTCTTAGCTAAATTTTAGGTAAGGTGTTTGGATCCTCCAGCTAATAGActtagctaaactttagctgagTTTAGCTGATTTGAAGCAACTAAACTTAGCTAAATTTTAGCTGGTCTTTTAGTTTGACCGTTTTGATCCCTAGCAACTAAATTTAGCtaaataaaatttaattagtcattccaaacagaccctaaaacATACTCCATCCATTTTAAAATAATACGATTCTAAATATAAATCTAGATAAATACCTGTTTAAATTTGTACCCACGGTTGTATTTTTTGAAGAGAGTCATAGTAGCACAACAAAATATTGAGAGGACAGGATGCAGGTGGTACTCTTACATATGGAGTAGTATATATATCGATATCAATATATATAGTACTATCTGCGTCCATTCTAACGCACTATCACGTTTTAGTACCTTAATTttaatcaattatagataaaaaagtattaatatttatgataccaaataaatattattagattaattacgaaatatattttcataataaattagttTGGGGCTATAAATGTAAATAGTATTCACTAGAAACTTGATTAAACGTGAACCACTCCAAGAACACTCAAtccatagttgcattcttttttaCAGAGGcagtggccccgttcgctggtctgaactttggctaaaactggctgaaaaatactgttccggctgaattgttgtgagagaaaaatactgtttcggctgaaaaaacaagccgaacaagccaaatttaagacaagcgaacagagccaGTATATCGATATACATAATACATACAGTACTTCTAGACGACCGTTCGTGACACCGGTACTACGTTAATGTTGGGAGGCAGGAGGATACACATA encodes:
- the LOC136474498 gene encoding uncharacterized protein is translated as MASAAPARHVHIEALQTALPTRAVEPGRARPVSVAAAAPLPAAALQRRARVVLYYRAVAAADAPAPWSQEEALLVKESLSEAVADHPEMAGRLRRPRADGSGGSSWEVKLNDTGVRLVLATVEAAVDDFVGAGVSEEDRERREAALAPWTHVDADDPDMCALCFVQLTRFQGDGGYAVGVSCGLMLCDPLSLARFLLSWARTHAAMKARNKVATIPMMQYTGYFQRPNTMTRRIKSVPLDAFAADAGGGTETALFRASGAPDHRALARACVDEASDRLGAAANKVSRLSLLVVARDGVGDNPRGMSVETCTADSLPVPGGSSGNKPEVAQWQDLGLEEFALRESKPVHVSCSIVTGGDEEGLVVVMPDGKGFLVTVTVPK